A genomic segment from Bryobacteraceae bacterium encodes:
- the katG gene encoding catalase/peroxidase HPI: MKTHTNSILTALVVAAAPFAMSITASAQQPQSNKFWWPEKLDLSPLRQNAPESNPLGPNFNYAKAFATLDLKVVKQDINKVLTTSQDWWPADYGNYGPLFIRMAWHSAGTYRTLDGRGGADGGQQRFDPLNSWPDNANLDKARRLLWPVKQKYGWKISWGDLMVLAGNVALENMGFKTFGFAGGRADDWEPELVYWGPEQKMLDDKRYSGNRNLQRPLAAVQMGLIYVNPEGPNGNPDPMAAAKDIRDTFGRMAMNDEETVALIAGGHTFGKAHGAHGPSNCVGPEPAAASMDKQGLGWINTCGKGNAGDTVTSGLEGAWTATPTKWSSLYLDNLFNYEWVQTKSPAGATQWVPSDKAAANLVPDAHDSSKRHAPMMFTTDLALKVDPSYKAIAMRFREHPEEFRLAFAKAWFKLTHRDMGPRARYVGSEVPREAQAWQDPLPTANYKAIDAKDVASLKAKIMASGLTVPELVRTAWASAASFRGTDMRGGANGARIRLAPQKDWAVNDPSELGKALARLTEIQNEFNAKSGAKKVSLADVIVLGGSAAVEKAAKDAGYTVQVPFSPGRVDATQEQTDVASFAVLEPTADAFRNYYVTGQMFSPTEMLVERAARLELTIPEMTALLGGMRGLNANAGGSAHGVLTDHPGTLTNDFFVNLLDMSTQWKKASREGLYEGVDRKTGKVRWTATPVDLIFGSNSELRSVTEVYASADGKEKLAQDFAKAWAKVMNLDRFDLR, from the coding sequence ATGAAGACGCACACCAACTCGATACTCACTGCCCTGGTGGTTGCGGCCGCTCCGTTTGCGATGTCGATCACGGCGAGCGCTCAACAACCGCAGTCGAACAAATTCTGGTGGCCGGAGAAGCTCGATCTTTCGCCGCTGCGCCAGAACGCGCCGGAATCGAACCCCTTGGGCCCAAATTTCAACTATGCGAAGGCTTTCGCCACGCTCGATCTCAAGGTCGTCAAGCAAGATATCAACAAGGTCTTGACGACGTCGCAAGACTGGTGGCCGGCTGACTACGGCAACTACGGACCCCTGTTCATCCGGATGGCCTGGCATAGCGCCGGCACCTACCGGACCCTCGACGGCCGCGGCGGCGCCGACGGCGGCCAGCAGCGCTTCGATCCGCTCAACAGCTGGCCGGACAACGCCAACCTCGACAAGGCCCGCCGCCTCCTGTGGCCGGTGAAGCAGAAGTACGGCTGGAAGATCTCCTGGGGCGACCTCATGGTGCTGGCCGGCAACGTCGCGCTCGAGAACATGGGCTTCAAGACGTTCGGTTTCGCGGGCGGCCGCGCCGATGACTGGGAGCCGGAACTCGTCTACTGGGGCCCGGAGCAGAAGATGCTCGACGACAAGCGTTACAGCGGCAACCGGAACCTGCAGCGTCCTTTGGCGGCGGTGCAGATGGGCCTCATCTACGTGAACCCCGAGGGGCCGAACGGCAATCCCGATCCCATGGCCGCGGCCAAGGATATCCGCGACACCTTCGGCCGGATGGCGATGAACGACGAAGAGACCGTGGCGCTGATCGCCGGCGGCCACACGTTCGGGAAGGCGCACGGCGCGCACGGCCCGTCCAACTGCGTGGGTCCCGAGCCGGCCGCCGCCAGCATGGATAAGCAAGGCCTCGGCTGGATCAACACGTGCGGCAAGGGCAACGCCGGCGACACGGTCACCAGCGGTCTCGAAGGCGCATGGACGGCGACGCCGACGAAATGGTCCTCGCTGTATCTCGACAATCTCTTCAACTACGAATGGGTCCAGACGAAGAGCCCGGCCGGCGCCACGCAGTGGGTTCCCTCGGACAAGGCCGCGGCGAATCTGGTGCCCGATGCGCACGATTCGTCCAAGCGCCACGCGCCGATGATGTTCACCACGGACCTGGCGCTGAAGGTGGATCCGAGCTACAAGGCGATCGCGATGCGCTTCCGTGAACATCCGGAAGAATTCCGCCTCGCGTTCGCAAAGGCGTGGTTCAAGCTTACGCACCGCGACATGGGTCCGCGCGCCCGCTACGTCGGTTCGGAAGTTCCGCGGGAAGCGCAGGCCTGGCAGGATCCTCTTCCGACGGCGAACTACAAGGCCATCGATGCGAAGGACGTTGCCTCGCTGAAGGCGAAGATCATGGCTTCCGGCCTGACGGTTCCCGAACTCGTGCGGACGGCGTGGGCCTCGGCAGCTTCCTTCCGGGGCACGGATATGCGCGGCGGCGCGAACGGCGCTCGGATTCGCCTGGCGCCGCAGAAGGACTGGGCGGTTAACGATCCATCGGAGCTGGGGAAGGCGCTGGCTCGCCTCACCGAAATCCAGAACGAGTTCAACGCGAAATCCGGCGCGAAGAAGGTCTCGCTCGCGGACGTGATCGTCCTCGGGGGCAGCGCAGCCGTCGAGAAGGCAGCGAAAGACGCCGGCTACACCGTGCAGGTTCCGTTCTCGCCGGGCCGCGTGGACGCCACGCAGGAACAGACCGACGTTGCGTCCTTTGCCGTCCTCGAGCCCACGGCCGACGCGTTCCGCAACTACTATGTCACGGGGCAGATGTTCTCGCCGACGGAGATGCTGGTGGAGCGGGCGGCGCGGCTGGAACTCACGATTCCGGAAATGACGGCGCTGCTGGGCGGCATGCGCGGCTTGAATGCGAATGCCGGCGGTTCGGCGCACGGCGTCCTCACGGACCACCCGGGTACGCTCACGAACGACTTTTTCGTGAACCTCCTCGACATGTCCACGCAGTGGAAGAAGGCCTCGCGGGAAGGCCTGTACGAGGGCGTCGACCGCAAGACCGGCAAGGTGAGGTGGACGGCCACGCCGGTGGACCTGATCTTCGGGTCGAACTCGGAGCTGCGCAGCGTCACCGAGGTCTACGCCTCGGCTGACGGGAAGGAGAAGCTGGCGCAGGACTTCGCCAAGGCGTGGGCCAAGGTGATGAACCTCGACCGATTCGACCTGCGCTGA